The following are from one region of the Romeriopsis navalis LEGE 11480 genome:
- a CDS encoding M3 family oligoendopeptidase: MNLLKLSHDRLLNVRCSPDSAIATNSSEAPAWDLGDLYAGLDDPQLESDLAALQQEAAQFRTQYRGQISNLSPVQILTGLQTLELIFERSGYLYAYPSLIFAANTQDALAKQAVDKVMAATTDLNNQLLFFDLELQSLTAEQFRKLQTAPALQPYQHYLINTAKYRPYTLDESVEQARNQASLTGREAFIQLRSIHLGEQKFDPVITSDGKTAETDAELSALLFNPNRDTRTRAYQTVRQVMQQHNSLYSYILNTVAQDHKIENQMRGYDSTLQKQLLVDEVSEPVFQAIMQGTHDRFDLFQRYYQLKGKALGSKIRTADLYAPWTGEDEAIAPIDYQTGVDTLMQAIEAFDPNYAQRAEEFFLHNWVDAKVRPGKRGGAFCWYVHGKHSYLLQSYTDDYSSLFTLAHEMGHGLHFAWIGDHQSYFNSNPPMVSAEIASTFNELLLLDYLLKQAAGDKALTKSLITRQLEDQLNLLFRQSTISRLELAIHDRARQSSFDASFVNETWMSLYTELCGDAVDVMDEHQFDWARIGHIFFKPFYCYQYTASNIVSLACYQKYLEVGKAFIPGYMELLSVGGSLDQVEALRKYVGVDLEDPATIRGALSYVEGLLDQLQSVI; this comes from the coding sequence ATGAACTTGTTGAAGTTGAGCCACGATCGGTTGTTAAATGTCCGATGTTCACCAGATAGTGCCATCGCGACTAACTCTAGCGAGGCTCCCGCCTGGGACTTAGGTGATTTGTATGCTGGATTAGATGACCCACAACTCGAATCTGACTTAGCGGCACTGCAACAGGAAGCCGCACAGTTCCGGACGCAGTACCGCGGCCAAATCAGCAACCTATCCCCGGTCCAGATTCTCACTGGCTTACAAACGTTAGAATTAATTTTCGAGCGATCGGGTTATCTCTACGCTTACCCATCCCTAATTTTTGCCGCCAATACCCAGGATGCATTGGCCAAACAAGCGGTCGATAAAGTGATGGCCGCGACCACTGATCTGAATAACCAGTTGCTATTCTTTGATTTGGAATTGCAGAGTTTAACCGCCGAACAGTTCCGTAAATTACAAACCGCACCGGCATTACAGCCCTATCAGCACTATCTGATCAACACCGCCAAATATCGGCCTTATACGCTGGATGAGTCTGTTGAACAAGCCCGCAACCAAGCATCGCTAACAGGCCGTGAGGCATTCATTCAGCTACGATCGATACATCTCGGAGAGCAAAAGTTTGACCCCGTAATCACATCCGATGGTAAAACAGCAGAAACCGATGCTGAGCTGAGTGCGCTGCTCTTTAATCCCAACCGGGATACCCGCACCAGGGCATACCAAACGGTGCGCCAGGTGATGCAGCAACACAATTCGCTGTATAGCTATATTCTCAACACCGTCGCCCAAGATCATAAAATTGAGAATCAAATGCGGGGTTATGATTCAACGCTGCAAAAGCAATTGCTCGTGGATGAAGTTTCTGAGCCAGTTTTCCAAGCAATTATGCAGGGAACACACGATCGCTTCGACTTATTCCAGCGCTATTACCAACTCAAGGGCAAAGCGCTAGGCAGCAAAATTCGTACAGCAGACCTGTATGCCCCTTGGACAGGAGAAGATGAGGCAATTGCGCCGATCGACTACCAAACTGGTGTGGATACCTTGATGCAGGCGATCGAGGCATTTGATCCAAATTATGCCCAGCGGGCCGAGGAATTTTTCTTGCACAACTGGGTCGATGCGAAAGTCCGTCCTGGCAAGCGGGGTGGGGCATTCTGCTGGTATGTTCACGGCAAGCATAGCTATCTGTTGCAGTCTTACACTGACGACTACAGTTCGCTCTTCACGTTGGCCCACGAAATGGGCCACGGATTACACTTTGCCTGGATTGGCGATCACCAAAGCTATTTCAATAGCAATCCCCCAATGGTCTCGGCGGAGATTGCTTCCACGTTTAATGAACTATTGTTGTTAGATTATTTACTCAAGCAAGCAGCGGGTGATAAAGCCTTAACTAAATCGCTGATCACTCGCCAATTAGAAGATCAGCTCAATCTACTATTCCGTCAGAGCACGATTAGTCGGTTGGAACTGGCGATTCACGATCGAGCCCGCCAGAGCAGCTTTGATGCCAGCTTTGTGAATGAAACCTGGATGTCGCTATATACCGAACTATGCGGTGATGCGGTGGATGTAATGGACGAGCACCAGTTTGACTGGGCACGGATTGGGCATATCTTCTTCAAACCGTTCTACTGTTATCAATACACGGCGTCAAATATTGTTAGTCTGGCTTGCTATCAGAAGTATCTGGAAGTTGGGAAAGCGTTTATTCCGGGCTATATGGAGCTGTTGTCAGTCGGTGGCAGTTTAGATCAAGTCGAAGCGCTCCGTAAGTATGTTGGCGTTGACTTAGAAGATCCCGCGACAATTCGTGGCGCGTTGAGCTATGTCGAGGGTTTGCTCGATCAATTGCAATCGGTCATTTAA
- a CDS encoding sensor histidine kinase translates to MVNAKTALEISTNAQSEELHQLQLAYLSALELSQFKAGFLSRTSHELRSPLNGLISSLQLILSDLCDDPEEERDYVKIAHDSALKLVEILDQVITVSKVVHGSYPLKLEAVDLDLVLQEVAMQVRMQAENRNLKLNIPLLDQEIEVWADMACLRQVFVMLVDGAIALMQEGVIAVAALVVDGVAKVTIVDDRPVEAWREISPQVQLPPLTDKVEKTVEGLTQLPTLSTNFRLVLAKDLLLSMGGDLELIEQDGKTHLQCVLPLASA, encoded by the coding sequence ATGGTGAACGCAAAAACTGCTCTTGAGATTTCCACAAATGCCCAATCGGAGGAGCTGCATCAATTGCAGTTGGCTTACCTCAGTGCGTTGGAGTTGAGTCAATTTAAGGCCGGTTTCTTATCCCGCACGTCCCACGAACTCCGATCGCCCCTCAATGGCCTAATTAGTAGTCTTCAGCTGATTTTGTCCGATTTGTGTGATGATCCAGAAGAAGAGCGCGATTATGTCAAAATTGCCCATGATTCTGCCCTAAAGCTCGTGGAGATTCTCGATCAAGTTATTACTGTTTCAAAGGTGGTGCACGGCAGCTATCCGCTGAAATTGGAAGCAGTTGATTTAGATTTGGTCCTACAAGAAGTGGCAATGCAGGTGCGGATGCAGGCAGAAAATCGGAATCTGAAGTTGAATATTCCACTGTTAGATCAGGAAATTGAGGTCTGGGCCGACATGGCTTGTCTCAGGCAGGTTTTCGTCATGTTAGTCGATGGTGCGATTGCTTTGATGCAAGAAGGTGTGATTGCTGTGGCAGCATTGGTGGTTGACGGTGTAGCGAAGGTTACGATCGTCGACGATCGGCCAGTTGAGGCATGGCGAGAAATTTCCCCGCAGGTTCAACTGCCGCCATTAACTGACAAAGTGGAGAAGACAGTCGAAGGTTTGACCCAACTACCAACGCTATCGACTAATTTCCGGCTGGTCTTGGCAAAAGACTTGTTGTTATCGATGGGGGGCGATCTTGAGTTAATTGAGCAGGATGGCAAAACCCATTTACAGTGTGTCCTGCCACTCGCATCAGCGTAA
- a CDS encoding class I SAM-dependent methyltransferase, with protein sequence MSKLPQDQWQPNIQPIIDRFNKEYERQEFDVPDEVQAMPIFQDWVSGALQSKSNSPFWELVKPQKKQRCLDIGCGFSFLIYPWREWDAVFYGQEVSLVAQAALKARGPQLNSKLFKGVEVGPAHALKYEQDQFDLVIATGFSCYYPLEYWSLVLSEVKRVLKPGGVFVMDVLDPETEMAENWAILETYLGAEVNLEDLSTWKDCVKAAGGKVVKQLDRELFQMWKVTFS encoded by the coding sequence ATGTCGAAGCTCCCCCAAGATCAATGGCAACCGAATATCCAGCCTATTATCGATCGGTTTAATAAAGAGTACGAACGTCAGGAATTTGACGTTCCCGACGAAGTTCAGGCGATGCCAATTTTCCAAGATTGGGTCTCGGGTGCCCTGCAGTCGAAGAGCAACTCACCATTTTGGGAGTTGGTCAAACCCCAGAAAAAGCAGCGGTGTTTGGATATTGGCTGTGGGTTTAGCTTTTTGATTTATCCCTGGCGTGAATGGGATGCGGTATTTTATGGCCAGGAAGTGAGTCTGGTGGCCCAAGCTGCACTGAAAGCGCGGGGTCCCCAACTCAATTCAAAGTTGTTCAAAGGGGTGGAAGTTGGCCCGGCCCATGCCCTGAAATATGAGCAGGATCAGTTTGACTTAGTAATTGCGACGGGCTTTAGCTGTTACTACCCATTGGAATATTGGTCACTGGTTTTGAGTGAAGTTAAACGCGTGCTGAAGCCGGGTGGTGTTTTTGTGATGGACGTGCTTGATCCGGAGACTGAGATGGCGGAGAATTGGGCGATTTTGGAGACTTATCTAGGGGCGGAGGTAAATTTGGAAGATTTATCGACCTGGAAAGACTGCGTTAAAGCGGCCGGTGGAAAAGTGGTAAAGCAGCTTGATCGAGAATTATTTCAGATGTGGAAAGTAACATTCAGTTGA
- a CDS encoding late competence development ComFB family protein, with protein sequence MDSTTFRLNLAKTYINAMEMLVEEEVDRRIEQLSDTHRAYLNRMEIIAFALNQLPSLYATGEKGLNFQLQQGRTQHGTKIQKAVQQSLSAVLRDPILNYQPLKLQTPAGLREVLKRIRVLLHNEQIDWDTLPDILEALVRDTPRGEQIAAVNASVAPTQQRTHTPDFSDDFDQDVTVGVVGVPDPSITANSDKPWKRVRGKLGASGGYAGSPTAWNDARYWK encoded by the coding sequence ATGGATAGCACTACCTTTCGACTCAATTTAGCGAAGACCTACATCAACGCGATGGAAATGCTCGTTGAAGAAGAAGTCGATCGACGGATTGAGCAGCTTTCAGATACCCATCGCGCCTATCTCAATCGCATGGAAATCATTGCCTTTGCGTTGAATCAATTACCTTCATTGTATGCAACGGGTGAAAAAGGGTTGAATTTCCAGCTCCAACAGGGACGGACCCAGCATGGCACAAAAATCCAAAAGGCTGTGCAGCAATCCCTCTCGGCGGTCCTGCGTGATCCAATTCTGAATTATCAACCGCTGAAACTTCAAACGCCCGCAGGTCTGCGTGAAGTGCTCAAGCGGATTCGTGTATTGCTCCACAACGAGCAAATCGATTGGGATACACTACCCGATATTCTGGAAGCCCTCGTGCGTGATACGCCTCGGGGAGAACAAATTGCGGCGGTTAATGCCAGCGTTGCGCCAACCCAACAACGCACCCATACGCCTGACTTTAGTGATGATTTTGACCAGGATGTCACAGTGGGTGTAGTCGGCGTCCCCGATCCGAGCATCACAGCCAATAGCGACAAGCCTTGGAAACGGGTGCGTGGCAAACTGGGAGCCAGTGGTGGTTATGCTGGTTCGCCGACAGCTTGGAATGATGCGCGATATTGGAAGTAG
- a CDS encoding YciI family protein — translation MPKYVLTGTYCENVLEKREPYRADHLEGLKKQHADGVLLTIGPTKDLAEVFGIYDAPDADTVHQLIEGDPYWKGNIWTSYEVKEWIQAIGG, via the coding sequence ATGCCTAAATACGTATTGACTGGAACCTATTGTGAAAATGTCCTGGAAAAGCGCGAACCCTACCGGGCCGACCATCTCGAAGGACTCAAAAAACAGCATGCCGATGGCGTCTTACTGACAATTGGCCCGACCAAAGACCTCGCGGAAGTCTTTGGGATTTACGATGCACCGGATGCCGACACCGTGCACCAACTGATTGAAGGCGACCCCTACTGGAAAGGCAATATCTGGACCAGCTACGAAGTCAAAGAATGGATTCAGGCGATCGGCGGCTAG
- the pheT gene encoding phenylalanine--tRNA ligase subunit beta codes for MRISLNWLRELVETDLSPENLADILTMAGFEVEDIEDRKSWAKGVVIGRVMQREKHPDADKLSVCQIDIGSGELQQIVCGAANIAADIFVPIATVGSFLPKAGDGLKIKPAKLRGVASNGMVCSIAELGLAKDSDGIHIFDETAFPKLKAGDDARPYMGLDDVVLDLSSTANRADALSMVGIAREVAALTGAKLKLPVAADNIAASGSGLSLSVSDVQACATYIGSVIEGIKIGTSPAWLQDRLQASGVRPINNVVDVTYYIMLEWGQPLHAFDRDRLQTVTGTSDLDIGVRFAQKGEKLTTLDSQERTGTEQTLFITAANKPVALAGLMGGEATEVHDGSENLMLEAALFDTAAVRKSARSQGLRTEASLRYERGVNLAELEVATNRAIQLITELAGGTVVGQAIADHRPDTLTRTIALRFDRTTEILGQIVKDAEIVDLEPRDVEQTLTRLNCQLEKTDQANVWNVVVPPYRYRDLEREIDLIEEVARVYGYNNFNDTLPPVHSEAGYLSTEQAITRSLREAFRGVGLTELIHYSLGKPGKPNQVELSNPLLAEYAALRTDLLDGLIEAFQYNLEQGNGSLNGFEIGHTFCTGEVGFEENECLAGIIGGDPSCEKWQRGGKDQPLSWFEAKGLLDSVFSRLSLAVEYQPDQQETERLHPGRTASLWLRGKRLGTFGQLHPQLRQERSLPDEVYVFELDLQSLMQALSSKSAMVPTLKAYSTFPASDRDIAFYIQDSVTVAELQRAMRKAGGKLLQSITLFDEYKGDNVPDGQRSLAFRLVYRTNNRTLKDEDVEPAMQKVRDTLVSKFKADLRS; via the coding sequence ATGCGTATCTCTTTAAATTGGCTACGGGAATTGGTTGAGACTGACCTAAGCCCGGAAAATCTGGCCGACATTCTAACTATGGCTGGATTTGAAGTCGAGGACATTGAAGATCGTAAATCCTGGGCTAAAGGTGTTGTGATTGGTCGGGTGATGCAGCGCGAAAAGCACCCCGATGCCGATAAGCTCAGCGTCTGTCAAATTGACATTGGCTCAGGGGAGCTGCAGCAAATTGTTTGCGGGGCCGCCAATATTGCCGCTGATATTTTTGTGCCGATCGCCACCGTCGGGTCATTTCTACCCAAAGCCGGCGATGGCTTGAAGATCAAACCGGCAAAATTACGCGGTGTCGCTTCTAATGGGATGGTTTGCTCGATCGCCGAACTGGGCCTGGCAAAGGATTCGGATGGAATTCACATTTTTGACGAAACTGCATTCCCCAAGCTGAAAGCCGGTGATGATGCCCGTCCCTATATGGGTCTCGATGATGTCGTCCTTGATCTAAGTTCAACGGCAAACCGGGCGGATGCCCTGAGCATGGTGGGTATTGCCCGCGAAGTCGCAGCACTCACAGGCGCCAAATTGAAACTGCCCGTTGCTGCCGATAATATTGCCGCCAGCGGTAGTGGCTTAAGCCTATCGGTCAGCGATGTCCAAGCCTGTGCCACCTACATCGGCAGCGTCATCGAAGGAATTAAAATTGGGACATCGCCCGCCTGGCTCCAAGATCGGCTACAGGCTTCCGGGGTTCGGCCGATTAATAATGTGGTGGATGTAACCTACTACATCATGTTGGAATGGGGCCAGCCCCTGCACGCCTTCGATCGCGACCGACTGCAAACGGTCACTGGCACATCAGATCTCGATATCGGCGTCCGCTTTGCCCAGAAAGGCGAAAAACTCACGACGCTCGATAGTCAAGAACGTACCGGAACCGAACAAACCTTATTTATTACCGCTGCTAACAAGCCCGTCGCCCTGGCCGGTTTGATGGGGGGGGAAGCCACAGAAGTGCATGATGGCTCGGAAAATCTGATGCTGGAGGCCGCCCTATTTGATACCGCTGCTGTGCGCAAATCGGCCCGTTCCCAAGGACTGCGAACCGAGGCTTCCTTGCGGTATGAACGCGGCGTTAACTTAGCCGAATTGGAAGTTGCAACCAATCGGGCAATTCAACTAATTACCGAACTTGCGGGCGGGACTGTGGTCGGCCAAGCGATCGCCGATCACCGGCCTGATACTTTGACGCGCACCATTGCACTGCGCTTCGATCGCACCACCGAAATCTTGGGCCAAATTGTCAAAGACGCGGAAATCGTCGATCTCGAACCCCGTGATGTTGAACAAACCTTAACCCGGCTCAACTGCCAGCTAGAAAAGACCGATCAAGCCAACGTTTGGAACGTGGTTGTGCCACCCTACCGTTACCGTGACTTAGAACGGGAAATTGACCTCATTGAAGAAGTGGCACGGGTTTACGGCTACAACAATTTCAACGACACCTTACCCCCAGTCCACAGCGAAGCGGGTTATCTCTCGACCGAACAAGCAATTACCCGATCATTGCGTGAGGCTTTCCGAGGCGTTGGCCTGACCGAATTAATTCACTATTCGCTCGGGAAACCGGGGAAGCCTAATCAAGTTGAGTTGAGCAATCCCTTGCTCGCGGAATATGCCGCCTTGCGGACCGACCTACTCGACGGTCTGATCGAAGCATTTCAGTACAACTTGGAGCAAGGCAACGGCAGTCTTAATGGCTTTGAAATCGGCCATACTTTCTGTACTGGCGAAGTCGGATTTGAAGAAAATGAATGCCTCGCAGGGATTATCGGTGGTGACCCCAGCTGTGAAAAGTGGCAACGTGGGGGCAAAGATCAGCCCCTCAGTTGGTTCGAAGCCAAGGGCTTGCTTGATAGCGTATTTAGTCGCTTGAGTTTGGCAGTGGAATACCAACCGGATCAACAAGAAACCGAACGCTTACACCCCGGTCGGACCGCATCGCTCTGGCTGCGGGGAAAACGTCTCGGCACCTTCGGCCAACTGCATCCTCAACTGCGTCAAGAACGCAGCTTACCGGATGAAGTTTACGTCTTCGAACTCGATCTACAAAGCTTGATGCAGGCCCTTTCGTCGAAGAGTGCGATGGTCCCCACATTAAAAGCCTATTCCACCTTTCCCGCTTCCGATCGTGACATCGCCTTCTACATTCAAGACAGCGTTACAGTCGCTGAACTGCAACGCGCCATGCGCAAGGCCGGTGGAAAACTACTGCAATCCATCACCCTATTCGATGAATACAAAGGTGACAATGTTCCAGATGGTCAGCGCAGCCTCGCTTTCCGCCTGGTTTATCGCACCAACAATCGTACCTTGAAAGACGAAGATGTTGAACCAGCAATGCAAAAAGTCCGCGACACGCTCGTCTCCAAATTCAAAGCCGACCTCCGCAGCTAG
- a CDS encoding serine/threonine-protein kinase, which yields MSYCLYPSCTSPENPIDAEVCQSCGHALLMNGRYRVLQGLGQGGFGATYLARDEKLPGQPNCVLKQLRPTTNAPHVIEMARDLFKREAQTLGRIGSHPQVPRLLDYFEANDEFFLVQEYVSGATLQQEVKKNGPFTEAGVKQFMSEILPVLDYIHKSQVIHRDIKPANLIRRSHDRKLVLIDFGAVKNNVASLVETASEQTAFTSYAIGTPGFAPPEQMAMRPVFASDMYALGVTCVYLLAGKSPKDLSYDTSTGELMWRRNVHVSDHFASVLEKLLEVSVRHRYQDAAEVLEALDMEPYLESLANSMNTGRTGGKDDPTTGSKSPNLTPMQRAAQSIRSRQRPDMPPAGVSTLPSSTTSGYRRAPVTTRPPAATGLKTGGNSLGHRADRSMGRPIGGNTADRSMGRPVSGEVSGPPRKMSADELRMAYLKGTRDFTSKDLTGLKLKRMDLTGSMFHGANLTRVNLHGANLAGVDFGRTSMVRASLRDANMAKAYLSNADLQEADLRGADLRGAYLLNANLRGTNLCGANLTGAKISPDQLAMAKTNWMTIKMNGKR from the coding sequence ATGAGCTACTGCTTGTACCCGTCTTGCACAAGTCCCGAAAACCCAATCGACGCTGAAGTATGTCAATCCTGCGGCCACGCGCTACTCATGAATGGCCGCTATCGGGTATTGCAAGGATTAGGTCAGGGGGGCTTTGGTGCAACCTATTTAGCCCGTGATGAGAAACTACCGGGTCAGCCCAACTGTGTGTTAAAGCAGTTACGCCCGACCACCAATGCGCCCCATGTGATTGAGATGGCCCGGGATTTATTTAAGCGCGAGGCCCAGACCTTGGGCCGGATCGGGAGCCATCCCCAGGTGCCGCGGTTGTTGGATTACTTTGAGGCGAATGACGAATTTTTCCTGGTGCAGGAATATGTGAGTGGAGCGACTTTACAGCAGGAAGTGAAAAAGAACGGACCGTTCACCGAAGCTGGCGTGAAGCAGTTTATGAGTGAAATTTTGCCGGTCCTCGATTACATTCACAAAAGCCAAGTGATCCACCGGGATATTAAGCCCGCTAACCTAATTCGCCGGTCCCACGATCGCAAGTTGGTGCTGATTGATTTTGGTGCAGTCAAGAACAATGTTGCTTCGCTGGTTGAAACGGCTTCGGAGCAGACAGCGTTTACGTCCTATGCGATCGGCACACCGGGATTCGCGCCCCCAGAGCAAATGGCGATGCGGCCGGTGTTTGCCAGTGATATGTATGCCTTGGGTGTGACCTGTGTATACTTGCTGGCCGGTAAGTCACCGAAGGATTTGTCCTACGATACGTCGACGGGTGAACTGATGTGGCGGCGGAATGTCCATGTCAGCGATCACTTTGCCAGTGTTTTGGAGAAGCTGCTGGAAGTCTCAGTGCGGCATCGTTATCAGGATGCCGCCGAGGTCTTAGAAGCGCTCGATATGGAGCCTTATCTCGAAAGTTTGGCGAATAGCATGAATACGGGGCGTACGGGGGGGAAGGACGACCCGACAACCGGGTCGAAGTCGCCGAATCTCACACCGATGCAGCGGGCCGCCCAATCAATTCGATCACGGCAGCGGCCGGATATGCCACCTGCTGGTGTGTCGACGTTGCCCTCATCCACGACTTCCGGTTATCGCCGGGCCCCAGTAACGACACGCCCTCCCGCCGCGACGGGCTTGAAAACTGGTGGAAATTCCTTGGGGCATCGCGCCGATCGTTCGATGGGCCGACCGATCGGGGGCAATACCGCCGATCGGTCGATGGGGCGTCCTGTCTCCGGAGAAGTATCGGGTCCACCTCGAAAAATGTCCGCGGATGAATTGCGTATGGCCTACTTGAAGGGCACCCGTGATTTTACCTCGAAGGATTTGACCGGATTGAAGTTAAAGCGGATGGATTTGACGGGTTCAATGTTTCACGGTGCGAACTTAACTCGGGTCAATCTACATGGCGCTAACTTGGCGGGCGTGGATTTTGGGCGGACGAGTATGGTCCGAGCGTCTTTGCGCGATGCCAATATGGCGAAAGCCTATCTCAGTAATGCCGATTTACAAGAGGCCGATTTACGTGGGGCCGATTTGCGTGGGGCGTATTTGTTAAATGCCAATTTGCGTGGCACAAATCTCTGTGGCGCGAATCTGACAGGGGCCAAGATTTCTCCCGATCAATTGGCAATGGCGAAGACCAATTGGATGACCATCAAGATGAATGGCAAGCGCTAA
- the acsF gene encoding magnesium-protoporphyrin IX monomethyl ester (oxidative) cyclase, with the protein MVDSLKKPAFEEIRPGVKKPSEDTILTPRFYTTDFEEMAQMDLSVNEEELKALIEEFRVDYNRHHFVRDEQFKQSFDHIDGEKRRLFVEFLERSCTAEFSGFLLYKELSRKLKNRNPLLAEGFLLMSRDEARHAGFLNKSLSDFNLSLDLGFLTSSKKYTYFKPKFILYATYLSEKIGYWRYITIFRHLEKNPQEDIYPIFNFFENWCQDENRHGDFFDAVMRAQPYTLTGLKARLWCRFFLLSVFGTMYLNDIQRTGFYESLGLVTRDFEREVINKTNRSAGKVFPIILDVEHPDFYKRLEKCIGTNEKLAAIGKSNSPKAIKLLKKLPLYASNGWQFLMLYLVKPIDVQPIHGEVL; encoded by the coding sequence ATGGTAGATTCCCTTAAGAAACCCGCATTTGAAGAGATTCGTCCCGGCGTTAAGAAGCCCTCAGAAGACACAATTCTGACTCCGCGCTTCTACACAACGGACTTCGAAGAAATGGCTCAGATGGATCTTTCCGTCAATGAGGAAGAACTAAAGGCCCTGATCGAAGAATTTCGTGTTGACTACAATCGCCATCACTTCGTGCGCGATGAGCAATTCAAACAGTCCTTTGATCACATCGACGGCGAAAAGCGTCGGCTGTTTGTGGAATTCCTTGAACGCTCCTGTACAGCGGAGTTTTCCGGTTTCCTGCTTTACAAAGAGTTATCCCGTAAGCTGAAAAATCGCAATCCACTGTTGGCGGAAGGCTTCTTGTTAATGTCCCGTGACGAAGCCCGCCATGCCGGCTTCCTGAACAAGTCACTTTCGGACTTCAATCTGTCGCTGGACCTCGGCTTCCTGACTTCTAGCAAGAAGTACACCTACTTCAAACCGAAGTTCATTCTCTATGCGACCTACCTTTCTGAGAAGATCGGCTACTGGCGCTACATCACAATTTTCCGTCACCTCGAAAAGAATCCCCAGGAAGACATCTATCCAATCTTCAACTTCTTCGAGAACTGGTGCCAAGACGAGAACCGGCACGGTGACTTCTTTGATGCCGTGATGCGGGCACAGCCTTACACCTTGACGGGCTTAAAAGCGCGTCTCTGGTGTCGTTTCTTCCTGCTGTCAGTGTTCGGCACGATGTATCTCAACGACATCCAGCGTACTGGCTTCTACGAGTCCTTGGGCTTGGTCACCCGTGACTTCGAGCGCGAAGTGATCAATAAAACTAACCGCTCAGCGGGTAAAGTCTTCCCGATTATTCTGGATGTTGAGCATCCTGACTTCTACAAGCGGTTGGAGAAATGCATCGGCACCAATGAAAAACTGGCGGCCATTGGCAAATCCAACAGCCCGAAAGCCATCAAGCTACTGAAGAAGCTCCCGCTTTACGCATCCAACGGCTGGCAGTTCCTGATGTTGTATTTGGTCAAGCCGATCGACGTTCAGCCAATCCACGGCGAAGTGTTGTAA